A region of the Antedon mediterranea chromosome 4, ecAntMedi1.1, whole genome shotgun sequence genome:
gtaaaacacagtgataaattgctatgtaaatgtcatttatcatattattaaatgtttcctattctatatcattgtgttttactataaccaaattggttatagtaaaacacagtgctaaattgctatgtaaataatcattattattaaatgtttcctattttttatcattgtgttttactctaaccaaattgtttatagtaaaacacagtgctaaattgctatgtaagtcatttatcatattattaaatgtttcctattctatatcattgtgctttaccataaccaaattggttatagtaaaacacagtgctaaattgctatgtgaatgtcatttatcaaattattaaatgtttcatattctttatcattgtgttttactttaaccaaattgtttatagtaaaacacagtgctaaattgctatgtaagtcatttatcatattattaaatgtttcctattctatatcattgtgctttaccataaccaaattggttatagtaaaacacagtgctaaattgctatgtaagtcatttatcatattattaaatgtttcctattctatatcattgtgctttaccataaccaaattggttatagtaaaacacagtgctaaattgctatgtaaatgtcatttatcaaattattaaatgtttcctattctttatcattatgttttactttaaccaaattggttatagtaaaacacagtgataaattgctatgtaaatgtcatttatcatattattaaatgtttcctattctttatcattgtgttttactctaaccaaattggttatagtaaaacacagtgctaaattgctatgtaaatgtcatttatcatattattaaatgtttcctattctatatcattgtgctttaccataaccaaattggttatagtaaaacacagtgataaattgctatgtaaatgtcatttatcatattattaaatgtttcctattctttatcattgtgttttactctaaccaaattggttatagtaaaacacagtgctaaattgctatgtaaatgtcatttatcatattattaaatgtttcctattctatatcattgtgctttaccataaccaaattggttatagtaaaacacagtgataaattgctatgtaaatgtcatttatcatattattaaatgtttcctattctatatcattgtgctttaccataaccaaattggttatagtaaaacacagtgataaattgctatgtaaatgtcatttatcatattattaaatgtttcctattctatatcattgtgttttactataaccaaattggttatagtaaaacacagtgctaaattgctatgtaaataatcattattattaaatgtttcctattctttatcattgtgttttactctaaccaaattggttatagtaaaacacagtgctaaattgctatgtaaatgtcatatatcatattattaaattcctattctttaacattctgctttactttaaccaaattggttatagtaaaacacagtgctaaattgctatgtaaatgtcatttatcatattattaaatgtttcctattctttatcattgtgttttactttaaccaaattggttatagtaaaacacagtgctaaattgctatgtaaatgtcatttatcaaattattaaatgtttccatattctatatcattgtgttttactctaaccaaattggttatagtaaaacacagtgctaaattgctatgtgaatgtcatatatcatattattaaatgtttcctattctttatcattgtgttttactctaaccaaattggttatagtaaaacacagtgctaaattgctatgtaaatgtcatatatcatattattaaattcctattctttatcattctgctttactttaaccaaattgtttatagtaaaacacagtgctaaattgctatgtgaatgtcatttatcatattattaaatgtttcctattctatatcattgtgttttactctaaccaaattggttatagtaaaacacagtgataaattgctatgtaatgacatttatcatattattaaacgtttcctattctttatcattgtgttttactctaaccaaattggttatagtaaaacacagtgataaattgctatgtaaatgtcatttatcatattattaaatgtttcctattctttatcattgtgttttactctaaccaaattggttattgtaaaacacagtatattttacCTCAACAACATGTAACATCgccgcaaaattgtttatacgtttattttgattggctaactaaagtacggtctaatgaatattgatattagaagattccctagcttagtgaaaaagttttattaccaaaaatatgctgattacgtcactaccggaagttgtagtctagcatgatgcagacgcaattgattatgtacgtttgttaaatatataaaaagctgtaaattaccacaaaacgacaataggaaagaattcaaagaaatgccctacgtgttcaaaatcattgttttaatatagtctgtatgtataactaacaattgaccttgtggaagagcgtatacatttaatttaaagtaaaacatgatttactcgccaattTGGTATTGGATATATAGCTCTACACAGACGGTAATCGGTATCCTTCCAAAATCAATAGACCGTATAAGAGAAATCCCAAACACATGGTTACTTATGATTGGTTAATTTGGTTAGTCTCTTCATCCAgtttgttgttattatatacaaaacaccAACACTTTGAcacttttaatacattttattcttTCCCCTCTTAGTCTTAGTAGGCCTACCGGGCGGCGTTACTCACCATATTCAATGCTTAACCTAGGCGATAAgtatatgaattaattttaacatGGTTTTCTGCTTCAAaagtatatctttaaaaataaatacggTGTATAGAAGCTTATTCTGTGTAGTTTGACCTCAATAATTTGAGTTTAAGAAAAAGGAAGTGCGTCTAAATACGCACGCGTAAAGCGGATGCGCGTTTGTAGAGGCATAGGAAGTGCGTTCACTATACGCGCGTTGGGGATACTGTTTATATAATAGCGCTTGTTTCTTCTCCCACTCAATTATCCGAATTGTcacttgtaattggtcaaatgcGTTGCAGGTAGGCTAACGTCCCTTGCGCGTTGCGTCTCAGTGCGGGGAACTAAGCTTGATTGCAAGAATTAGTCTTGAATACGTACAATTTTCAGTCCTCTGCTAACATATGTTCATACTGTATAATGGTGAGTAAACACCTCACCGACACCTGTCTACTCTCatacttatatatttttattcattttgtttattgccTTTATTTTCAAATGATATATACTGTTTCAAAAGAGTAATTTCCAAGTAAATTGCACTATATTTATTCGTATGCGTAGCGTAGATCTATCTTGCCACGCTAATTGTGAGCGACCAGTATGTATCGTTGTTATTCTTTACAAATTCCTCCTAACTAAGTCTTAATtggaaaatatacattttttgtcttCAGCGTTAGTGAACTATTTGTTGATAATCCAAATGAAGTGGAAAGattaaatgtaaaaatcaaCATCACTCTTCTCAAGATGCCTTGTACTTGTAGTGGTATGTATTGCTACTATCTTATGCATCCCCCATGTACACGTGGTGTATTTGGAAATACAcagaaaaattgaaatttaattgaaaagaagaagaaaatgaTCAAATCAATACGTatagtttaggcctacatatatatgtttattattgcattactattttaaatagtttttcgGTATCATGAACCTAAAATCTGATTGATCTCCGGGGGAGTTTTGGTATCGGTATGACCTATAATTATCGGTGTGTGGCGTTTTCAGGACTAGGGACAATGTTACCTAAATCGCATTGCTATTATAAATAGTTTGTCGGTGGTATCTGAAAACCAAAATCTGGTTGATCTGTAAGCCCAAAGGTCATTACACCAACTTTACATAATAACATAATCAgacaaattacaaatattaagcCTATAATAGAATACCAACGAAATAATCATGGCAGAGAAGCAAAGTGTACGGCTAGCAAAACAGATCGACTTAGCTGCCGGAGTGTCAATTAATGTTGGCGTCATGATAGGATCTGGAATTTTCATATCACCCAGAGGAGTTTTGGAAGGGGCTGGGTCTGTCGGTATGACCCTAATCATATGGCTAATGTGTGGGGTGTTTTCAGGACTTGGGGCACTTTGCTATGCTGAACTAGGGACAATGATACCTAAATCGGGAGGAGCATACGCGTATATAAAGCATATATACGGCGATTTATGGGGATTTATTTTACTGTGGGTTAGTATTGTAATGCTTATGCCAGTATCATTTGCAGTGATCTCATTGACGTTTGCTTACTACTGTGTTCAACCATGGTTTCCAAATTGTGATATTCCTGGCAACCCGGTCGTACTCATCTCAGTAGCTTGCTTAGGTGAGTTTATATGCCTCATACAATTACCGTAAAACCTTTCTATATGGAACCCCTATTCAggacaaaaaaacaccaattatTATAGTTTAAGACCCATAACCAGGGATGTCCCttagtaaagcttggtttccactaggacgcaacgcaatgacgtagacgcaacgcaaacaattgaccaatgacaagcgacagtcgaATAAtccgtcgcttgtgattggtcaaattctgtacgttgcgttacgtcgttgtgtcgcgtctctagtgggaaccaggcaTTAGGGACGTTTTATTGGGTCCCGACTTATCCCCTTCCATCATAACAATTTCGCGCGATCTATGACAGTTTTTTGCATCATCAGCTTCCTGGTTGCATTGATCCATTggatttgttatattttttcgTAGTTTTGCTGACTTTCGTGAACTCTTGGAGCGTTGCTTTTGCAACTCGGATACAAATCATTTTTACAGCTGCGAAGATTACAGCATTATGTCTAATCATCTTTCTTGGAATTGTCGAACTCTGTAAAGGTAATACGATCGTATTGTTCATAAGTTATTCGTGGACGCGTCCATTGTTGACttgatttattaatttaaatttatttttaaccttATTAGGAGAAGTTAAGAGCTTTAAAACACCATTTGCCGAGACAACGTGGAATCAAATTGGAGTGGCGTTTTACGCTGGGTTATTTTCATATACTGGATGGTACAGTTTGAACGTTATTGTCGAGGAACTAAAAGATCCACAAAAGTAATGATTTGAATTCTAGAGATTTGACACATCTTATCTTTCTTTACATGAGCCACtatcaaattattatattgaaagaAAGATATTACTATACAATATTCGTTTTTTCATAGAAATTTACCTCGTGCTATCATAATATCTATCACCATGGTAACGTGTATTTACGTGTTAACCAACATGGCGTACTTTGCTGCAATGTCACCAGCTGAGCTTTTAGCGTCAGACGCAGTTGCTGTTGTAAGTCCATACCTCTATGTTTATACTGAAACATAATTTGTGTTAATACCATGTAGCCGGCCCATGATATTGAGAATCGTTTTTCTGAATgtcattatttaaacataatttgtgTCAACACCATAATATTTTGCCAGAATGttgatatattgtttgaaatttCTATGTATGTTGTTTTTACTATCAATAATACTGTAAGCCCAATAATTACATTTCTCTTATTTTATTCTTGTTCAAAGACGTTTGGATTGAAATTAATGGGCAATTTCTCATGGATAATGCCATTGGCAGTGGCATTATCAACGTTTGGATCTGTGAATGGTATGCTATTGGCGGACTCGAGGTAGCCCATCATTTTACTCATCACCTGAACATTCCGTAATGCAATTTATATAAATGTTGCCATTTGTGTTTAGTGAGGGCGCGGTAGACGTGATGTAGTACTTACGTGTGCGTCGATTGTTtggttaaagcgtggttcccactagcgacgcaacgcaaggacgtaacgcaacgcaagtgaattgaccaatcacaagcgatggcttattcgcttgtgattgctaactgtctataacttcgcttgtcattggttaaaacgcttgcgttgcgtttacgtccttgcgttacgttctagtgggaaccaagcataatgGACTGTTAATATGTACATTCCTTAATATAATacgacataatttttttttttttcgtttacTTATATGGATAGTATATTTTTAAGACAACGCAACAACTAGCACCTTTTCCGTGGTG
Encoded here:
- the LOC140047685 gene encoding large neutral amino acids transporter small subunit 2-like, translated to MIGSGIFISPRGVLEGAGSVGMTLIIWLMCGVFSGLGALCYAELGTMIPKSGGAYAYIKHIYGDLWGFILLWVSIVMLMPVSFAVISLTFAYYCVQPWFPNCDIPGNPVVLISVACLVLLTFVNSWSVAFATRIQIIFTAAKITALCLIIFLGIVELCKGEVKSFKTPFAETTWNQIGVAFYAGLFSYTGWYSLNVIVEELKDPQKNLPRAIIISITMVTCIYVLTNMAYFAAMSPAELLASDAVAVTFGLKLMGNFSWIMPLAVALSTFGSVNGMLLADSRIFFVGARNGELPKFLSMINIGHVTPTPALLFSCTLSIIYAFSNDVFQLINYFNFVAWTSSGFAVGGLLYLRWKKSIQVQVQVIPSSYRVNAVIPIIFIISCIAIVIAGAVAEPMDTLIGFLITCTGFPVYYLKGLKQPEWMVYRISKLSLRIRVHLVFHSILVTLI